A stretch of the Aegilops tauschii subsp. strangulata cultivar AL8/78 chromosome 4, Aet v6.0, whole genome shotgun sequence genome encodes the following:
- the LOC109771456 gene encoding protein INVOLVED IN DE NOVO 2-like, whose product MPMGHSSGEESDISDSEIDEYKDKMYAQLRSGKMRVRYGEKALRCPFCLGKKKQDYNGKDLLQHASGIGVASKRKPMERAGHLALAEYLKNDLGISLKPPSQLAIIEHKPPKNEEVKYVCPWTGILVNLPNDLKDIDCVRENEDRLRSQLSRFKPREVTIVFDTEGQTDHSIIRFAEDLDGLKDAIAFENHFMAEHYSKTDWNMRNCRKDDLYGWLATSDDYNSPGTVGEHLRKAGVLKSIEIRQMQQDARRNSRKIREGNLRLQQELEIRRQEIHKQQHDKLARKGISIDRATAEAEKEKSKNENVRLDLAALKQKNWCKEVTQLVEKYEQDEEDVFRKQIKLEKDLTCKQNLEMEIAQLRVKLEVMKHKRAEADTAKEIDKISEKLREKDEQLEAINSANEALIVAERRINDELQEAKKELIEGLIKEASGTRSTIGVKRMGELDKKAFCAACKGKFAKADFGEQLAIHCSKWENEIGNPDWNVFKVIVVDGEEKEIFQEDDEKLKSLKEELGEKARDVVVKALVEINEYNPSGRYPVRELWNLKENRRAPLEEAVAYLLNHWKKNKNKKAFY is encoded by the exons ATGCCAATGGGACACAGCTCCGGAGAAGAATCCGACATCAGCGACTCGGAGATCGACGAGTACAAGGACAAGATGTACGCCCAACTGCGGTCCGGAAAAATGAGAGTGCGGTACGGCGAGAAGGCCCTGCGGTGCCCCTTCTGCTTAGGAAAAAAGAAGCAGGATTACAACGGCAAGGACCTTCTGCAGCACGCCTCAGGAATAGGGGTTGCTTCGAAGCGCAAGCCTATGGAGAGGGCAGGACACCTAGCACTCGCTGAGTATCTGAAGAATGATCTGGGCATCTCCCTCAAGCCACCGTCGCAGCTCGCCATCATCGAGCATAAGCCTCCTAAGAATGAAGAGGTCAAGTACGTGTGCCCGTGGACCGGTATTCTGGTTAATCTACCAAATGATCTGAAGGATATAGATTGTGTCAGGGAGAATGAGGATAGGTTAAGATCACAGCTATCGCGGTTCAAACCCCGTGAAGTCACTATTGTTTTCGACACCGAGGGCCAGACTGATCACTCCATCATCAGGTTCGCCGAAGACTTGGATGGACTGAAGGATGCAATAGCTTTTGAGAACCATTTCATGGCGGAGCATTACAGCAAGACTGACTGGAACATGCGGAACTGTAGAAAGGATGATCTTTACGGATGGCTTGCAACATCTGATGATTATAACTCTCCTGGCACAGTAGGTGAGCATCTGAGGAAAGCTGGAGTTCTGAAAAGTATTG AGATAAGACAGATGCAGCAAGACGCCCGAAGGAATTCCAGGAAAATACGTGAAGGTAATCTAAGGTTGCAACAGGAATTGGAAATCAGGAGACAAGAAATCCATAAGCAGCAACATGATAAGTTGGCTAGAAAAGGTATTAGTATTGACAGAGCAACAGCCGAAGCAGAGAAAGAAAAG AGTAAAAACGAGAACGTTCGTCTCGACTTAGCAGCCCTAAAGCAGAAGAATTGGTGCAAAGAGGTCACGCAGCTTGTTGAGAAATATGAG CAAGACGAAGAAGATGTTTTCAGGAAGCAAATCAAACTGGAAAAGGACTTGACTTGTAAGCAGAATCTTGAGATGGAAATAGCACAGTTGAGGGTAAAGTTAGAGGTAATGAAGCACAAGCGAGCCGAGGCAGACACAGCAAAGGAAATCGATAAGATTTCTGAAAAGCTGAGAGAAAAAGATGAACAGCTTGAAGCTATCAATTCTGCTAACGAGGCACTTATTGTTGCGGAGCGAAGGATCAATGATGAGCTTCAAGAAGCCAAGAAAGAACTTATAGAG GGCCTTATAAAAGAAGCATCAGGAACTCGATCCACTATCGGAGTCAAAAGAATGGGTGAGCTTGATAAAAAGGCTTTTTGTGCTGCATGCAAGGGGAAATTTGCAAAAGCTGATTTTGGAGAGCAGTTGGCAATTCACTGCTCAAAATGGGAAAATGAGATCGGCAATCCAGATTGGAATGTTTTCAAAGTTATTGTTGTTGATGGAGAGGAAAAG GAAATATTCCAGGAAGACGACGAGAAGCTGAAATCCCTAAAGGAAGAGCTGGGCGAGAAGGCGCGCGACGTCGTGGTGAAGGCCCTTGTCGAGATAAACGAGTACAACCCGAGCGGCCGGTACCCCGTGCGTGAGCTGTGGAACCTGAAGGAGAACCGGAGAGCGCCGCTGGAAGAGGCGGTGGCCTACCTGCTCAACCACTGGAAGAAGAACAAGAACAAGAAGGCCTTCTACTAA
- the LOC120962621 gene encoding uncharacterized protein: protein MPSWNDEESSDEDMNMVSMDPQLFETPDSVVEPTFCGSYTESEPTCMMHHQRPKKMVAFEGALTGRRFLGCPMQQDVGVNCGVVEWVDGPWPEILQRCLTRIWDMYHEQNLGRVNDKQAHEKEVAKLQKEIDFLSNNYSQLVEDVSKLFDYQDGKMSHDMGYTSQAINELNEKKKQLEDQAKIELSMEKMKLAKEQRCILKSQADIIQNMRKAMKEVEGERDLLRQEKKKLEYLIADLLKAGHASKDKLERIKAIMNE from the exons ATGCCATCCTGGAATGACGAGGAGAGCTCGGACGAGGACATGAACATGGTTTCAATGGATCCTCAGCTCTTT GAAACCCCTGACAGTGTGGTGGAACCAACTTTTTGTGGTTCTTACACTGAATCTGAGCCGACGTGCATGATGCATCATCAGAGGCCGAAGAAGATGGTGGCTTTTGAAGGTGCTTTGACTGGGAGGCGATTCCTGGGTTGTCCTATGCAGCAG GATGTAGGTGTGAACTGTGGGGTTGTGGAGTGGGTGGATGGTCCTTGGCCAGAGATTCTACAAAGGTGCCTAACCAGGATTTGGGACATGTACCATGAGCAGAACTTGGGAAGGGTGAATGACAAACAAGCCCATGAGAAAGAGGTGGCCAAGCTACAGAAGGAAATTGATTTCCTGTCAAACAACTACAGCCAGTTGGTGGAAGATGTATCCAAGCTATTTGACTATCAAGATGGCAAGATGTCTCATGACATGGGCTATACCAGTCAGGCAATCAATGAACTAAATGAGAAGAAGAAACAACTTGAGGATCAGGCAAAGATTGAGTTAAGTATGGAGAAGATGAAGCTTGCCAAGGAGCAAAGGTGCATTCTTAAAAGCCAAGCAGATATCATTCAGAACATGAGGAAGGCCATGAAGGAAGTGGAGGGGGAGAGGGACCTACTAAGGcaagagaagaagaagctggAGTATCTAATTGCTGATCTGCTCAAGGCTGGGCATGCCAGCAAAGATAAACTGGAGAGGATCAAGGCAATTATGAATGAGTGA